One window from the genome of Helicobacter pylori encodes:
- a CDS encoding DUF3519 domain-containing protein, whose translation MASGFHKLFKNDAKIAESLKPATTKNLSQGLATTLSGALKYQWTKFTLGTLYRNAPDRILGIKLPKALNEATAGAALKYHIKRALERSHSISDFSKQLDLSAKNSQFSNNTLKIIEELNNGVKQASEELSKKASDLEHAITPIKEFGKNYPEFALKPKEALEKLLQEKNGQVAGAAYRDDLGGIDLVWGKPKTKDSNGYGLAHILERREQQALSDGLGEAEAKEYALNIVKSIPEVLEKGSKGTDHLGRVFVDYGNKRVGLNNTWDNKDLENHWVISSYELRDTTTEKPTHFPTSQAITKEKDIYSLNSVGSNPTTNPLKTQDLSPLELAKAEKLAKLESEKLESEKEFLKAKEQEQARKAALKKKLEHERGNAGNIESQTKIEVGEDIPTNVQEQLPKSRVRLNEREIYDLDYAIVKAKDLKPSFTTGGTQKRTDMNEEQIKSIAENFDPKKIFGSGGFEDLPIILHDGQVIAGNHRIQGMLNFTPKSRFAYEKAIKEYYHIDLKPDELLVRMPSNRLNNTEINNLAASSNQGRFNSESDHAIAVLSHYEAKLKELETKLNADSVYSLKNIVAKNLNFDKATHPNVGDSNLALLMYNMPRTKTQGIELLNRWQKEFSNDTKSYEKVKKMFVDNAGSFHNLIHDMSFPNVSLNAYLSDIMDRSFANLKNYQSTSESLKDLSEKFYKTSSLEMFEKSDQTTSDISEILGGAIARFARFDDPSKALFEALKSENIKKGLKEFKIADVTKDMFNPNSKEFKDIDIYDFTHYLLMVNRDPSESNESLKRLIEAVKDMQKENAKIKVSQKSAEESEIKERAFKVIEDKEAFLKDLNAIKPMQLPKEIDTESFLNAFNGVKNKENFIKHLKSNPDSTHRLAYLHLVEPTLKEPDITLIFKEQGKEVKKEHIKAFQGDPKTIYYFLVTQDNDNKLITGLKVKPIYIKAEIDKADIIHSFIPQARTLKE comes from the coding sequence ATAGCGAGCGGTTTTCATAAGCTTTTTAAAAACGATGCTAAGATCGCCGAGAGCTTAAAGCCAGCCACTACTAAGAATTTAAGCCAAGGTTTAGCGACCACTCTTAGCGGAGCGTTAAAATACCAATGGACTAAATTCACGCTAGGGACACTATACAGGAACGCACCCGATCGCATTTTAGGGATAAAATTACCCAAAGCTTTAAACGAAGCCACCGCAGGAGCGGCTTTAAAGTATCACATTAAAAGAGCGTTAGAAAGAAGCCACTCTATAAGCGATTTTAGTAAGCAGTTAGATTTAAGCGCTAAAAACTCACAATTTAGCAACAACACGCTTAAAATCATTGAAGAGCTTAATAACGGCGTTAAACAAGCTAGCGAAGAGTTAAGCAAGAAAGCGAGCGATTTAGAACACGCTATAACACCAATTAAAGAATTTGGAAAGAATTACCCCGAGTTTGCTCTAAAGCCTAAGGAAGCGTTAGAGAAATTATTACAAGAGAAAAACGGACAAGTCGCAGGCGCAGCGTATAGGGACGATTTAGGAGGGATTGATCTTGTTTGGGGTAAGCCAAAGACTAAAGACAGCAACGGCTATGGGTTAGCGCATATATTAGAACGAAGAGAACAGCAAGCGCTTTCTGATGGATTAGGTGAAGCAGAAGCTAAAGAATACGCTTTAAATATCGTTAAATCAATCCCTGAAGTGTTAGAGAAAGGATCTAAAGGGACGGATCATTTAGGGCGTGTGTTTGTAGATTACGGTAATAAGAGAGTAGGTTTAAATAACACATGGGATAACAAAGATTTAGAAAATCATTGGGTAATAAGCAGTTATGAATTACGAGATACAACAACAGAGAAGCCAACGCATTTTCCGACCTCGCAAGCAATTACTAAAGAAAAGGACATTTATTCTTTAAACTCTGTAGGATCTAATCCTACCACAAACCCATTAAAAACGCAAGATTTAAGCCCGCTTGAACTTGCCAAAGCCGAAAAGCTTGCCAAATTAGAAAGCGAGAAGTTAGAAAGCGAAAAAGAGTTTTTGAAAGCTAAAGAGCAAGAACAAGCGCGCAAAGCCGCTTTAAAAAAGAAATTAGAACACGAGCGAGGCAATGCAGGCAATATTGAAAGCCAGACTAAAATAGAAGTAGGAGAGGATATACCTACGAATGTGCAAGAGCAACTACCTAAAAGCCGAGTAAGGCTAAACGAACGAGAGATTTACGATCTAGATTATGCAATCGTGAAAGCCAAAGATTTAAAACCAAGCTTCACTACAGGCGGGACACAAAAACGCACCGACATGAACGAAGAGCAGATTAAAAGCATCGCTGAAAATTTTGATCCTAAAAAGATATTTGGGAGCGGAGGTTTTGAAGATTTGCCGATCATTTTACACGACGGCCAAGTGATCGCAGGAAACCACCGAATCCAAGGCATGCTCAATTTCACGCCTAAAAGCCGTTTTGCTTACGAGAAAGCGATCAAAGAATACTATCACATAGACTTAAAGCCGGACGAGTTGTTAGTGCGCATGCCTTCTAATCGTTTGAATAACACTGAGATCAACAATTTAGCGGCTTCTAGCAATCAAGGACGCTTTAATAGCGAAAGCGATCACGCTATAGCGGTTTTAAGCCACTATGAAGCCAAATTAAAAGAATTAGAAACCAAGTTAAACGCTGACAGCGTCTATTCTTTAAAAAATATCGTTGCTAAAAACCTTAATTTTGACAAAGCCACACACCCTAATGTAGGAGATAGCAACCTTGCGCTTTTAATGTATAACATGCCAAGGACTAAAACGCAAGGGATAGAATTACTCAACCGCTGGCAGAAAGAATTTTCTAACGACACTAAAAGCTACGAAAAAGTGAAAAAAATGTTTGTAGATAACGCCGGCAGTTTTCATAATCTAATCCACGATATGAGCTTCCCTAATGTGAGTTTAAACGCTTATTTAAGCGATATCATGGATCGGTCTTTTGCGAACTTAAAGAACTACCAAAGCACGAGCGAGAGCCTGAAAGACTTGAGCGAGAAATTTTATAAAACGAGTTCTTTAGAGATGTTTGAAAAGAGCGATCAAACCACAAGCGATATCAGCGAGATTTTAGGAGGAGCAATAGCGCGCTTTGCGAGGTTTGATGATCCTTCTAAGGCGTTATTTGAAGCTTTAAAGAGCGAAAACATTAAAAAAGGTTTGAAAGAATTTAAGATCGCAGATGTTACTAAAGACATGTTTAATCCTAATAGTAAGGAATTTAAGGATATTGATATTTACGACTTTACGCATTATCTTTTAATGGTTAATAGAGATCCTAGCGAAAGTAACGAGAGTTTAAAGCGCTTGATAGAAGCCGTTAAGGACATGCAAAAAGAAAACGCTAAAATTAAAGTAAGCCAAAAGAGCGCAGAAGAAAGCGAGATTAAAGAACGAGCCTTTAAAGTCATAGAAGACAAAGAAGCGTTTTTGAAAGATTTGAACGCTATCAAACCCATGCAATTACCGAAAGAGATTGATACCGAGAGCTTTTTAAACGCTTTTAACGGCGTTAAAAATAAAGAAAATTTCATTAAACATTTAAAGAGTAATCCTGACAGCACGCACCGATTAGCTTATTTGCATTTAGTAGAACCTACCTTAAAAGAACCCGATATTACGCTTATTTTCAAAGAGCAAGGTAAGGAAGTCAAAAAAGAACATATCAAAGCCTTCCAAGGCGATCCTAAAACGATTTATTATTTTTTAGTTACGCAAGATAACGATAATAAGCTTATTACAGGATTGAAAGTTAAACCGATTTATATTAAAGCAGAGATTGACAAGGCGGACATTATCCACTCTTTCATTCCGCAGGCAAGAACGCTTAAAGAATAA
- a CDS encoding ATPase: protein MINYPNLPNSTLEITEQPEVKEITNELLKQLQSALNSNSLFTEQIQLSLKGIVRILEVLLSLDFFKNANEIDSSLRNSIEWLSNAGESLKNKMKEYEAFFNDFNTSMHANEQEVTNTLNANTENIKSEIKKLENQIIETTTKLLTSYQIFLNQARDNANHQITENKTQSLEAITQAKNNANNEINTNKTASLEALKQEKTQATSEINEAKKTAFNELLETLKPKFSGLFAGVYYIRNVIYIQGGWEQKVKDLSDYTLEESKKGE from the coding sequence ATGATCAATTACCCTAATCTCCCTAATAGCACGCTAGAAATTACCGAGCAGCCCGAAGTGAAAGAAATCACTAACGAATTACTAAAGCAACTACAGAGCGCTTTAAATTCTAATAGTCTTTTTACCGAGCAAATACAGCTAAGCCTTAAAGGGATTGTTAGGATTTTAGAAGTGCTTTTGAGTTTGGATTTTTTCAAAAACGCCAACGAGATCGATAGCAGTTTAAGAAACTCCATTGAATGGCTGAGTAACGCCGGCGAGAGCTTGAAAAATAAAATGAAAGAATACGAGGCCTTTTTCAATGATTTCAATACAAGCATGCATGCCAACGAGCAAGAAGTAACCAACACTTTAAACGCTAACACCGAGAACATCAAAAGCGAGATTAAAAAGCTAGAAAATCAAATCATAGAAACCACTACAAAGCTTTTAACGAGCTATCAAATCTTTTTAAACCAAGCACGAGATAACGCTAATCATCAAATCACCGAAAACAAAACCCAAAGCCTTGAAGCCATAACACAAGCTAAAAACAACGCTAACAACGAAATAAACACGAATAAAACCGCAAGCCTTGAAGCGCTAAAGCAAGAAAAAACCCAAGCCACAAGCGAGATTAACGAAGCGAAAAAAACCGCCTTTAACGAACTTTTAGAAACCTTAAAGCCGAAGTTTAGCGGCTTGTTTGCGGGCGTGTATTATATTCGCAATGTGATTTATATCCAAGGCGGATGGGAGCAGAAAGTCAAGGATTTAAGCGACTACACGCTAGAGGAAAGCAAGAAAGGAGAGTGA
- a CDS encoding potassium channel family protein, whose translation MFEKLKFFKIKKDDEIQPEVNLNSEIYEQFKVFRLPLILIQLLVLLGTLGYFALENYSLMQAFFQTTYTMTATGFGALNESQFGPISIFLTSILMFFGAGIIAFSVAILVSVVNKGTLTRLIKEKGMIYKIARLKDHYVICYHNEYTIELSKQFRSAQIPFVVVDNDPSFEEEAIKHKYPYYIIGDPHTNLAMLKTHLSSARGVVALSKILPVNVALMVSVRLFEKELKRKPYYIIASAHSDEGLEKLKKLGADMVVSPTKLMAQRVSAMAVRPDMENILERFINKKDTLLDLEEVIVPKTSWLVLRKLKEAHFREIAKAFVIGITQKDGKYIPMPDGETIIASESKLLMVGTSEGVATCKQLIANHQKPKEVDYISL comes from the coding sequence TTGTTTGAAAAGTTGAAATTTTTTAAAATCAAAAAAGACGATGAAATTCAGCCAGAAGTCAATTTAAATTCTGAAATCTATGAGCAATTTAAGGTCTTTAGACTCCCGCTTATTTTAATCCAATTGCTCGTGCTTTTAGGCACTCTGGGATACTTCGCCCTAGAAAATTATAGCCTTATGCAAGCTTTCTTCCAAACGACTTACACCATGACAGCTACAGGGTTTGGCGCTTTAAATGAAAGCCAGTTTGGGCCTATAAGTATTTTTTTAACTTCCATTTTAATGTTTTTTGGGGCAGGAATTATTGCCTTTAGCGTGGCTATTTTAGTTAGCGTGGTCAATAAAGGCACGCTTACCAGATTGATTAAGGAGAAAGGTATGATTTATAAAATCGCGCGCCTTAAGGATCATTATGTGATTTGTTACCACAATGAATACACCATTGAATTGAGCAAGCAATTCCGCTCTGCTCAAATCCCCTTTGTGGTCGTGGATAATGACCCCAGTTTTGAAGAAGAAGCCATTAAACACAAATACCCCTACTATATCATAGGCGATCCGCACACCAATTTAGCCATGCTAAAAACCCACTTAAGCAGCGCTAGGGGCGTTGTGGCTTTGTCTAAGATTTTACCGGTGAATGTGGCGTTAATGGTGAGCGTGCGCTTGTTTGAAAAGGAATTAAAGCGCAAACCTTACTACATCATTGCGAGCGCGCATAGCGATGAAGGCTTAGAAAAATTAAAAAAATTAGGGGCTGATATGGTGGTTTCCCCTACAAAACTCATGGCGCAGAGAGTGAGCGCGATGGCGGTGCGTCCGGATATGGAAAATATCTTAGAGCGCTTTATCAATAAAAAAGACACGCTTTTAGACTTAGAGGAAGTGATTGTCCCTAAAACCAGCTGGCTTGTGTTAAGGAAATTAAAAGAAGCCCATTTTAGAGAGATCGCTAAAGCGTTTGTGATTGGTATCACTCAAAAAGATGGCAAATACATCCCCATGCCCGATGGAGAAACGATCATTGCAAGCGAATCCAAGCTATTAATGGTTGGCACTTCAGAAGGCGTTGCGACCTGTAAGCAACTCATTGCCAACCATCAAAAACCCAAAGAAGTGGATTACATTTCCTTGTGA
- the rpmB gene encoding 50S ribosomal protein L28: MAKRCALTFKGPMIGNHVSHANNKNKRRLLPNLRSIKIQLDDGTTKRIKVAASTLRTMRKGA, from the coding sequence ATGGCAAAAAGATGCGCTTTAACTTTCAAAGGGCCTATGATAGGCAATCATGTCAGTCATGCGAACAACAAAAATAAACGCCGCTTACTCCCTAACTTGCGATCGATTAAGATCCAATTAGACGACGGCACGACTAAACGCATTAAAGTGGCTGCTTCCACTTTAAGAACCATGCGTAAAGGGGCTTAG
- a CDS encoding HpaA family protein, whose product MERSLIFKKVRVYSKMLVALGLSSVLIGCAMNPSAETKTQNDAKNQQPVQTHERMKTSSDVTPLDFNYPIHIVQAPQNHHIVGILAPHIQVSDNLKPYIDKFQDALVNQIQTIFEKRGYQVLRFQDEKALNAQDKRKIFSVLDLKGWVGILEDLKMNVKDPNNPNLDTLVDQSSGSVWFNFYEPESNRVVHDFAVEVGTFQAMTYTYKHSNSGGFDSSNSIIHEDLEKNKEDAIHKILNRMYAVVMKKAVTELTEENIAKYRDAIDRMKGFKSSMPQKK is encoded by the coding sequence ATGGAGCGTTCGCTTATTTTTAAAAAGGTTAGAGTTTATTCTAAAATGTTAGTTGCTTTAGGGCTTTCAAGCGTGTTGATCGGTTGCGCGATGAATCCAAGCGCTGAAACAAAAACACAAAATGACGCCAAAAATCAACAACCAGTTCAAACTCATGAAAGAATGAAAACAAGCTCTGATGTTACGCCGCTAGATTTTAATTATCCGATACATATTGTTCAAGCCCCACAAAACCACCATATTGTAGGTATTTTAGCGCCGCACATTCAAGTGAGCGATAATCTAAAACCCTATATTGATAAGTTTCAAGACGCTTTAGTCAATCAAATCCAAACTATTTTTGAAAAAAGAGGCTATCAAGTGTTGCGTTTTCAAGATGAAAAAGCTTTAAATGCACAAGATAAGAGAAAGATTTTTTCCGTTTTGGATTTGAAAGGGTGGGTAGGAATCTTAGAAGATTTGAAAATGAATGTAAAAGATCCCAATAATCCTAATTTAGACACGCTAGTGGATCAAAGCTCAGGCTCTGTGTGGTTTAATTTTTATGAGCCAGAAAGCAATCGTGTCGTCCATGATTTTGCTGTGGAAGTAGGGACTTTTCAAGCGATGACCTATACTTACAAACACAGTAATTCTGGAGGGTTTGATTCTTCAAACAGCATTATCCATGAAGATTTGGAAAAGAATAAAGAAGATGCGATACATAAGATCTTAAACAGAATGTATGCGGTTGTCATGAAAAAAGCTGTAACAGAACTTACAGAAGAAAATATTGCCAAATACCGAGACGCTATTGACAGAATGAAAGGCTTTAAAAGTTCTATGCCTCAAAAAAAGTAG
- the mraY gene encoding phospho-N-acetylmuramoyl-pentapeptide-transferase translates to MLYSLLYGYFNINLFQYLTFRAGLGFFIAFFLTLFLMPKFILWAKAKKANQPISSFVPSHQNKKDTPTMGGIVFVFATIVASVLCASLGNLYVLLGIIVLVGFSFVGFKDDYTKINQQNNAGMSAKMKFGMLFVLSLVVSVLLSLKGLDTFLYAPFLKNPLFEMPTMLAVGFWVLVFLSTSNAVNLTDGLDGLASVPSIFTLLSLSIFVYVAGNAEFSKYLLYPKVIDVGELFVVSLALVGSLFGFLWYNCNPASVFMGDSGSLALGGFIAYNAIVSHNEILLVLMGSIFVIETLSVILQVGSYKTRKKRLFLMAPIHHHFEQKGWAENKVIVRFWIISMLSNLVALLSLKVR, encoded by the coding sequence ATGCTCTATTCTTTACTATATGGCTATTTTAATATCAATCTTTTCCAGTATTTGACCTTTAGAGCAGGGTTAGGGTTTTTCATAGCCTTTTTCCTCACGCTTTTTTTAATGCCTAAATTCATTCTATGGGCCAAGGCTAAAAAGGCTAACCAGCCCATTTCTAGCTTCGTGCCAAGCCACCAGAATAAAAAGGATACCCCTACGATGGGGGGGATTGTTTTTGTTTTTGCAACCATTGTTGCGAGCGTGTTGTGCGCATCTTTGGGTAATCTTTATGTGTTGTTAGGGATAATAGTGTTAGTGGGCTTTAGTTTTGTGGGTTTTAAAGACGATTACACTAAAATCAACCAACAAAATAACGCCGGAATGAGCGCGAAAATGAAATTTGGCATGCTGTTTGTCCTTTCGCTTGTGGTGTCTGTTTTATTGAGCCTTAAGGGGTTAGACACTTTTTTATACGCGCCTTTTTTGAAAAACCCCTTGTTTGAAATGCCCACGATGTTAGCGGTTGGTTTTTGGGTGTTGGTTTTTTTATCCACGAGCAATGCGGTGAATTTAACCGACGGGTTAGACGGCTTAGCGAGCGTGCCTAGCATTTTCACCCTCTTAAGCCTTTCTATCTTTGTGTATGTGGCAGGGAATGCGGAATTTTCTAAATACTTACTTTATCCTAAAGTCATAGATGTGGGGGAATTGTTTGTTGTCTCGCTAGCGTTAGTGGGATCGCTCTTTGGCTTTTTGTGGTATAACTGCAACCCGGCAAGCGTGTTTATGGGCGATAGCGGGAGTTTGGCTTTGGGAGGGTTTATCGCTTATAACGCTATCGTTTCGCATAATGAAATCTTACTCGTTTTAATGGGATCTATTTTTGTAATAGAAACTCTGTCTGTGATCTTGCAAGTAGGGAGTTATAAAACCCGTAAAAAACGCCTTTTTTTAATGGCGCCCATCCATCATCATTTTGAGCAAAAGGGTTGGGCAGAAAATAAGGTGATCGTGCGTTTTTGGATCATTTCCATGCTGAGTAATTTAGTCGCTCTTTTAAGCTTGAAGGTGCGTTGA
- the murD gene encoding UDP-N-acetylmuramoyl-L-alanine--D-glutamate ligase produces MKISLLGHGKTTLALGRFFKKNHNEVKFFDDKFLSSFKDSEGFLCYPSKDFNPNDSQLEIVSPGISFTHPLVMKAKHLMSEYDYIDSLFDSVFMPTIISISGTNGKTTTTEMLTMLLEDFKAVSGGNIGTPLIELFEKQSPLWVLETSSFSLHYTNKAYPLIYLLINVKADHLTWHCNFENYLNAKLKVLTLMPKTSLAILPLKFKEHPIIQNSQAQKIFFDTSEEILERLEIPSNSLFFKGAFLLDAALALLVYEQFLKIKNLKWQDYRENAFKRLNAFKIGSHKMEEFRDKQGRLWVDDSKATNIDATLQALKTFKNQKIHLILGGDIKGVNLTPLFEEFKNYKISLYAIGSSAFIIQALALEFNVSCQVCLKLEKAVQEIKSVLSQNEIALLSPSAASLDQFSSYKERGEKFKAFVLKD; encoded by the coding sequence ATGAAAATCTCTTTATTGGGGCATGGCAAAACCACTCTAGCTTTGGGGCGTTTTTTTAAAAAAAACCATAACGAAGTCAAATTTTTTGACGATAAATTCCTTTCATCTTTTAAAGATAGCGAGGGTTTTCTTTGCTACCCTAGTAAGGATTTTAACCCTAATGATTCCCAACTAGAGATAGTCAGCCCGGGCATTAGTTTCACGCACCCTTTAGTCATGAAAGCCAAGCATTTAATGAGCGAATACGATTATATTGATAGCTTGTTTGATTCTGTTTTCATGCCTACTATAATCAGTATTAGCGGCACTAACGGGAAAACCACCACGACAGAAATGCTCACCATGCTTTTAGAAGATTTTAAGGCTGTGAGTGGGGGGAATATCGGCACGCCCTTGATTGAATTGTTTGAAAAGCAATCGCCCTTGTGGGTGTTAGAAACAAGCTCTTTTTCTTTGCATTACACTAACAAGGCTTACCCTTTAATCTACTTGCTCATCAATGTCAAAGCCGATCATTTGACTTGGCATTGCAATTTTGAAAATTATTTGAACGCTAAACTCAAGGTTTTAACATTGATGCCTAAAACTTCGCTCGCTATCCTCCCTTTAAAATTCAAAGAACACCCTATTATTCAAAACTCGCAAGCGCAAAAAATCTTTTTTGACACAAGCGAAGAGATTTTAGAGCGTTTAGAAATCCCTTCTAACTCTCTTTTTTTTAAGGGAGCGTTTTTATTAGACGCAGCCTTAGCCCTTTTGGTTTATGAGCAATTTTTAAAAATAAAGAATTTAAAATGGCAAGATTATAGAGAAAACGCCTTTAAAAGACTGAACGCTTTTAAAATCGGCTCGCATAAAATGGAAGAGTTTAGGGATAAACAAGGGCGTTTGTGGGTAGATGACAGCAAAGCCACGAATATTGATGCCACCTTACAAGCCCTAAAAACCTTTAAAAACCAAAAAATCCATTTGATTTTAGGGGGCGATATTAAAGGGGTCAATTTAACCCCCCTTTTTGAAGAGTTTAAAAACTATAAAATAAGCCTTTATGCCATAGGATCAAGCGCTTTTATCATCCAAGCCTTAGCGTTAGAATTTAATGTTTCTTGTCAGGTTTGTTTAAAGTTAGAAAAAGCGGTTCAAGAAATTAAAAGCGTTTTATCGCAAAATGAAATTGCCTTGCTTTCACCCAGCGCGGCCAGTTTGGATCAATTTTCTTCGTATAAAGAAAGGGGTGAAAAATTCAAGGCGTTTGTTTTAAAAGATTAA
- a CDS encoding DUF493 family protein, which produces MPSDSEKPTIIYPCLWDYRVIMTTNDTSALKELLETYQRPFKLEFKNTSKNAKFYSFNVSMEVSSEAERNEIFQKISQLDAVAHVL; this is translated from the coding sequence GTGCCGTCTGATTCAGAAAAACCCACTATCATTTACCCTTGTCTTTGGGATTATAGGGTGATTATGACCACTAACGATACAAGCGCGTTAAAAGAGCTTTTAGAAACCTACCAACGCCCCTTTAAATTGGAATTTAAAAACACTTCTAAAAACGCTAAATTTTATAGCTTTAACGTTTCTATGGAAGTTTCAAGCGAAGCAGAACGGAACGAGATTTTTCAAAAAATCTCACAATTAGACGCTGTGGCGCATGTGCTTTAA
- the ybgC gene encoding acyl-CoA thioesterase YbgC, whose translation MRCRVYYEDTDSEGVVYHANYLKYCERARSEFFFKKNVLPENEEGVFVIRSIKADFFTPASLGQVLEIRTQIKELRKVFVVLFQEIYCIQNASLEPMKPFKVFASEIKFGFVNRSTYSPIAIPKLFKELLSAV comes from the coding sequence ATGCGCTGTAGGGTATATTACGAAGATACCGACTCTGAAGGCGTGGTCTATCATGCGAATTATTTGAAATATTGCGAAAGGGCTAGGAGCGAGTTTTTTTTTAAAAAAAATGTCTTGCCCGAAAATGAAGAAGGCGTGTTTGTTATCCGCTCTATCAAAGCGGATTTTTTCACCCCCGCAAGCCTTGGACAGGTCTTAGAAATAAGAACGCAAATTAAAGAATTAAGAAAGGTTTTTGTGGTGCTTTTTCAAGAAATTTATTGCATCCAAAACGCTTCTTTGGAGCCTATGAAGCCTTTTAAAGTCTTTGCTTCAGAAATCAAGTTTGGCTTTGTCAATCGCTCTACATACAGCCCTATTGCCATTCCTAAATTGTTTAAGGAGCTTCTTAGTGCCGTCTGA
- a CDS encoding sodium-dependent transporter — MGNHFSKLGFVLAALGSAIGLGHIWRFPYMTGVSGGGAFVLLFLFLSLSVGAAMFIAEMLLGQSTQKNVIEAFKELDINPKKRWKYAGILLISGPLILTFYGTILGWVLYYLVSVSFNLPNNIQESEQIFTQTLQSIGLQSIGLFSVLFITGWIVSRGIKEGIEKLNLVLMPLLFATFFGLLFYAMSMDSFSKAFHFMFDFKPKDLTSQVFTYSLGQVFFSLSIGLGINITYAAVTDKTQNLLKSTIWVVLSGILISLVAGLMIFTFVFEYGANVSQGTGLIFTSLPVVFGQMGAIGVLVSILFLLALAFAGITSTVALLEPSVMYLTEKYQYSRFKVTWGLVALIFVVGVVLIFSLHKDYKDYLTFFEKSLFDWLDFASSTIIMPLGGMATFIFMGWVLKKEKLRLLSVHFLGPKLFATWYFLLKYITPLIVFSIWLSKIY, encoded by the coding sequence ATGGGTAATCATTTTTCTAAATTAGGGTTTGTTTTAGCCGCATTAGGGAGTGCGATAGGTTTAGGGCATATTTGGCGTTTCCCCTATATGACTGGGGTGAGTGGTGGGGGTGCTTTTGTTTTATTATTTTTATTTTTATCCTTAAGCGTTGGTGCGGCGATGTTTATCGCTGAAATGCTATTAGGACAAAGCACTCAAAAAAATGTAATAGAAGCTTTTAAAGAGCTTGACATTAACCCTAAAAAACGCTGGAAATACGCAGGGATTTTGCTTATTTCTGGGCCATTAATACTGACTTTTTACGGCACGATTTTAGGCTGGGTGCTTTATTATTTGGTGAGTGTTAGTTTTAATTTGCCTAACAATATCCAAGAATCTGAACAAATTTTTACTCAAACTTTGCAGTCTATAGGGCTACAATCCATAGGGCTTTTTAGCGTTTTATTCATAACCGGATGGATTGTTTCTAGGGGGATTAAAGAAGGCATTGAAAAACTCAATTTGGTTTTAATGCCCTTACTCTTTGCCACTTTTTTTGGTTTGCTTTTCTATGCGATGAGCATGGATTCTTTTTCTAAAGCTTTCCATTTCATGTTTGATTTCAAGCCAAAAGATTTGACTTCTCAAGTGTTCACTTATTCCTTGGGGCAGGTTTTCTTTTCTTTAAGCATCGGTTTAGGGATCAATATCACTTATGCTGCGGTTACGGATAAAACGCAGAATTTGCTTAAAAGCACGATTTGGGTGGTTTTATCAGGGATTTTAATTTCTCTTGTGGCAGGGCTTATGATTTTCACTTTTGTGTTTGAATATGGGGCGAATGTCTCACAAGGCACAGGGTTAATTTTCACTTCTTTACCGGTGGTTTTTGGCCAAATGGGAGCGATAGGCGTTCTTGTTTCGATTCTTTTCTTGCTCGCGCTCGCTTTTGCTGGCATCACTTCTACGGTGGCTTTATTAGAGCCAAGCGTGATGTATCTTACCGAAAAGTATCAATACTCTCGTTTTAAGGTTACTTGGGGTCTTGTAGCACTAATTTTTGTGGTAGGCGTGGTGTTGATTTTCTCGCTCCATAAGGATTATAAAGATTACCTCACTTTCTTTGAAAAAAGTCTTTTTGATTGGTTGGATTTTGCCTCAAGCACCATTATCATGCCTTTAGGCGGGATGGCGACTTTTATTTTTATGGGCTGGGTTTTGAAAAAAGAAAAATTGCGTCTCTTGAGCGTGCACTTTTTAGGCCCTAAATTGTTTGCAACTTGGTATTTCTTGCTTAAATATATTACCCCTTTAATTGTGTTTTCCATTTGGTTGAGCAAGATTTATTAA